The nucleotide sequence TATTACGttgttttaaatcgatttttttaatgaaaatttttgatatctctacCAGGTGATGCTGTGTACtggtatataaattaatatttttgagaatatatcaattattattattcgaattaaaattttttgtaaataatatttatttagaatttaattttaaacaatttttattaataaaatttttttaaaataatttaattttaatttccctgtgaacagtacataTCACCGaatatcaaaacaaattattactttaatcaaaaaattattcctaCAATACTTGTTTATTACGTTATtttgaatcgatttttttaataaaaatttttgatacctCTACCAGGTGATGCTGTGTACtggtatataaattaatatttttgaggatatatcaattattattattcgaattaaaattttttgtaagtaatatttatttagaatttaattttaaacaatttttattaataaaattttttaaaataacttaattttaatttcccggTGAACACTACATATCACCGaatatcaaaacaaattatcactttaatcaaaaaatttttcctaCAATACTTGTTTATTACGGTATtttgaatcgatttttttaataaaaatttttgatacctCTATCAGGTGATGCTGTGTACtggtatataaattaatatttttgaggatatatcaattattattatgggAATTAACATTTcttgtaaataatatttatttagaattgaattacaaacaatttttattaataaattttttttaaataacttaattttaatttgcctgtgaacagtacataTCACCGaatatcaaaacaaattattaccttaatcaaaaaattattcctaCAATACttgtttattatgttattttaaatcgatttcttttatgaaaattttcgatgtctccactagatggcgctgtatactgttatataaattaatatttttgaggatatatgaataattattattggaatcaagtttttttgtaaacaatatttgtttagaattgaatTACGTATaagttttcttaataacattttttaaaataacttaattttaatttccctctgaacagtatggtgcattatataataaaactatagaagtgttttgtgatatttataatacttaccttaaattttatattataatgaataattctctttttatgaagaaaaaaaaaactttttaatcgTGATATgtcacatttatttatttataagacttatgatttttttaatatgaacaATTCTTAAACAGTTTTCAGTCGTCAATAGCCATCACCCATGTTTTATCACTCTTGATTGATTGCGAAATCctaatttaataacaacaagctttttaggatgatttgtaattatgtttatttgacGTGAAAAATGACCTTTTTGCTTCAAACCCAccataaaaaatcgtaattttttattgtagatttcgaaagaaatcgattgttcaaaaataaatctgacaaaaaaaaaatcggaaaCAATGAGATTGCGCGGAATCTGGACACGAATACACTGAAAGCagatgataaaatattttttaagtagtgtgtttaataaaataaaatttgaggttatccTTCGAATTTCGTTAacataaaagttttattttattcaacaCAATATAAAATTCtagttaaaaaaacaattatttttttgaaaatataaaggGGAATCATCAACTATATATACATCTTATATACTAAAGAGGCACATGACAATGAAAATAGacatacattggaaaaatatattaatatagcAACTATTTACTTGCTAGGCATTTTcaggttttttttatatgcCAATTTGTAcacaaaactttaattattttgatgtaaaacattattacaatatttacaGACAAGCTTTTTTTTGCACGcatacataaatataaactATTTGTGTGTTTTGGTTCGCTAGTGCTcttagaaaaaagaaaaagaaaatatactccattttttttaacaaaacggAGGTTGTTTTCTTATTCTTGTTAGACACATATaactttgtatttttgttagtaattttttaattattatttaatacatatactcattttctttatatgtagtgtccaaaaataattgtgcaataatttttattttttgattaagttCTTAGTTGTGTTACTAAttagaataattaattaaaacacaatCATTATTGGATACcttcaaaaactttaataaagttCTATTGTAGtgtaaaaacatttattattcgATCCGGACCtcttaacattaaaaaaaaaaaaacattcttcggggacaaaaattaacaaattttaatttaaacgcTTATTAGTGTACATTgtacacaaaattttttgttttagcaaacggatttaatttcttttgcgAATGCGAAAATAATAGTACATTCTTTATTTTGCCTTAACGTGccgaataatttttttttaaatttatttattattcgggtccctttttaattgtttattataaagtGAGGCACGCTCGAGTTATTTTCGGATTTGTAAGAAGCGCAAGCGCAAAAGAAAATCCCTTGCTAgaacatatttaaaattaaagtattattgtaactgaaatttataaaaacagtaaaaaaaCACTAATAACCACCATACACCGCGCACCTTACAAGACTTAAAAAAAgtctaaacaaaataaacaaacaattttttagcaccaaaaacaattttttttattttccttgtTACTTAGAAACTTTCATAAGGGGTAAATGAATCTTCTTACCACTTTTAACATTCGATTCTGAAGGATTGGATGCATGCGATCTTCTTTGCACCTTGACGGACCGCGGACTTGTAGCTTTATCCTTTTCCATATTCAATGTTCGCTTGACGCGTTTTGTCACCTTAACATCAACGACCGTTTTCTTTTCTCCGCCCGTGCTACATGTAGTATCCATTTCCTCCATGGTCCATCcgttgttttcatttttttttgccaCCACCTTCGGTTTACCATTCCGCAATAACGAAGCCCCGCTGGTTGTTTTAGTTAACGCCGCCGCTACCTTACGCTGGCTGAGACGCCGAGCGACCGTCGACGTCGTTTCCGTAACCTCGTTTCTGTTAAACACAAATTATAACTCGAATAACAGGAACCATTtcgacttttatttattttaatccaaatcCGGACCACCCCAAGCATGCccctttttttttgaaaatatttttttttttaatttgtcttTTTGATTTCGCCCCCGGACGATTTCTTTGCGTCTGTTCTATTGGtgaatacaaaaagaaaaaaatttatgtttttttattgaaattgttatttttttaatattatttttgcagGTTATATCacattaataatgttttaatgtatttaattatttagaatgtgtttacataaaaatattaacctgcaaaataacgatttttcattgaactaaaactagactcACAACTAAAAATTTTCGGGCTATCccgtgcgtcttttgaaaaagtatttGACGTTTTGGATGCAACATGGCGTTTAAAAcgtcaaacactttttcaaaagacgcatGGTTTAACCAGAAAGTTTCTAGATcatgtgttagttctacttttagttcaataaacaCCGGCTGtaaaagccttcgtacttataacgatttttaaattttttaaaatgaaatgatgGTTAAAAAACGAATAATGGGCATGTTTGAGTCATGGAGAACCTTTTAATACTATTCCTCTAACGctaagattaaatttaaaattaatcaaggAAGCATTAATTGAAgcgtttatttttagttaattagtTTTACTATGATTCGAATTTAACATACCTTTTTACAAGCACTCGAGAAATGGATGGGGTTGGTGCTTTGGTTGTAGTACAAAGTACTTTACTCACTCTTGTTATCGCCGAGGTAGTCTCAACGGTATTTACCAACATCTGTGACCTAAAAGTTCTACATTccctttaaatataaaaaattaatttaagaacacatttttgttaattaacttACGATGGATTTGTAACAACGTGACATtgtcttttagctttaatttgatttaatcgaTCACCTTGAGTAATTCCATCTTCTTCGTCTTCTTTTTCGGAATTGTCATTAAGTTGCATTGTGTCAACTTTCTTTAATATTCTGGTAACTTTATCGTTTAATTTTCCTTGTTTTCCAGAACCCTCTAAAGGTCCAACCGGGGCGTGTTTGCTATAAATGCCAAAACGATGTTTTGGCATCGAAGTAATGCCGCGTTTTCTTCGATACGCCTCTCCTTCTTTCCACATTTGTTCTTGTTTTCGATCCAACCACTCTTGTTGGTGACCGATAACCGATCCCGGCCGACATATTCGTATCCAAGCGATTGCTTCGTGCGACGAAAACTGATAATGTTTCATTAAATAACAACCGATTAAAGTCCCGGTCCTTCCTAACCCCGCTTTACAATGAACCGCAATTGCGCCATCCGTTTTTTCGCATATATTCATAAATTCATTGAGAATTTTTACGGTTGGGGTACTTCCATCGACGAAATATAGATCATAATGTTGAAACCCGgctaataaaaatttatttgagtCATAAATTCGTTTATTTAACCGGATTATAGTGGTGACGTTGTGccgttgaaaatatttaaagtaaaattcAGGCGAGTGAAGCGGATATCCGTTCACGTTTCGGGATTTATTATGCGGACCGcaaaaacctaaaaatttttcggGAACTATCCAGTTTAAATCGCCGTTTTCAACACATTCATAATGTTCGtattgtaaataattaaacgaagtaaaatcaaaaaatccgAAATGAAAAGCTTTCTCCAAACCTTTCAAACAATCTAATAAAGATATGGTGTAACCATCTGGACCATTTGAAGCATCGCGGAAATGAATAAACGGATATCGATTGTCACCAACGAGTGTATCGTAAGCTTTTTGGGCATCccaattcaaataaataatctaaaatcaattttagattaaaaatttatttaattttaagcaaaaaaaattatttactgcATAGCTGCCGATCAAATACGCGGCATTCGCTCGTTTCCGGTAATCGTCGGTCGTTGTGtgaacgatttttttcttttccaagGCGGCGCagcttaattttaaatttagcttTGTGCAGTAGTGGTACAACATCGATATGTTTAACGGCCCAAAATCATCGAAAAAACTATCGTATGTTAATTGCCCTTCTATTGAGAAGAAATGTGTAAATTGTGTCGATTTTGGTTGATCAGTTGTCTTCAATGTCACAAAATAAAGACGatctaaaaacaaatattttcaaaaaattaataaataagcaattttattaattacacaaaatattaaaccaGTAACTTTGAATTAAAgcaattaagttttaagttaaaaaatgttacttcACATTTCTTGCTATTTTATTCTTGGCAATTCAAATATAATGGATATAATTAAGAGTTGAAATTAACATTGTGCTGACCAGGAACTGACTTAGGTTGCTGTTATTGCTATAGGACTTAATAGGTATAATAATAAGATGATTATTGACCAGAAAAGTTGCAAATGAATCATAGCATCACTCGGGATTCGGAGCGTCAAACCAACTCAACCCTGCTAGAAATTTATGAAAGAAGttatctcggccgacttcgaagatgtcggcaGCTCTAAATGTTGTCCATAAtacgagattatttcttatatcatgaacaatagtcaggaatcggagcatgttataaaaaaacttttagaacaaaatttgtagcaaactttattcttaataatattgctctcagatgcgtcaatatcgagaaaaatacagaaatatgaaaatttgacgaattcgTTGCTTTTTTAAGCTGTTATGGTAACACTAGGGAAACGGAGCATactactaaaaaactttttaagcaaaagttgtagataattttattcttaacaatattgcactcttgcacttttgctctcagatgcgtcaatatcgagaaaaatacaaaaatatgaaaatttgacgaattcgTTGCTTTTTTAAGCTGTTATGGTAACACTAGGGAAACGGAGCATactactaaaaaactttttaagcaaaagttgtagataatttcattcttaacaatattgcactcttgcacttttgctctcagatgcaccaatatcgagaaaaatacgaaaatatgaaaatttggtgaatttattacttttttaagcTGTTATGGTAACACTatggaatcggagcatgttataaaaaaacttttagaacaaaagttgtagcaaatcttattcttaacaatattgctctctttcacttttgctctcagatgcgtcaatatcgagaaaaatacaaaaatatgaaaatttgacgaattcgTTGCTTTTTTAAGCTGTTATGGTAACACTAGGGAAACGGAGCATactactaaaaaactttttaagcaaaagttgtagataatttcattcttaacaatattgcactcttgcacttttactctcagatgcctcaatatcgagaaaaatacaaaaatatgaaaatttgatgaatttgttgcttttttaagcTATTATAGTAACACTAGGGAAACGGAGCATactactaaaaaactttttaagcaaaagttgtagataattttattcttaacaatattgctctcttgcacttttgctctcagatgcgtcaatatcgagaaaaatacaaaaatatgaaaatttgacgaattcgTTGCTTTTTTAAGCTGTTATGGTAACAATAGGGAAACGGAGCATACTACTAGAAAACTTTttgagcaaaagttgtagataattttattcttaccaatattgctctcttgcacttttgctctcagatgcgtcaatatcgagaaaaataggaaaatatgaagatttgatgaatttgttgcttctTTAAGCTATTATAGTAACACTagggaaacggagcatattacaagaaaactttttgagcaaaagttgtagcaaattttattcttaataatattgatttcttgcatttttgctctcagatgcgtcaatatcgagaaatatacgaaaatatgaaaatttggtgaatttattgcttttttaagCTGTTATAGTAACACTATGGAAACGGAGCATACTActtgaaaactttttgagcaaaagttgtagataattttattcttaacaatatagctctcttgcacttttgctctaagGTGCGTCaacatcgagaaaaatacgaaaatatgaaaatttgatgaatttgtggCTTTTTTAAGCTATTATAGTAACACTagggaaacggagcatattacaagaaaacttttggaacgaaagttatagcaaattttattcttaataatattgctctcttgcatttttgctctcagatgcgtcaatatcgagaaaaatacgaaaatttgttgctttttcaagttcttaatggtaatattacaaaacaacttttgtaacgAAAGGACAACACATATTGCGAGGTTGGCCACCTCGGCTTACCCAGGAGGTATCATAAATACTCCACCCTAAATTTAGCCCAGCTCGCTTGCAGGCGattctttataattaataacaccACAACCCAAAACTCGACAACACAAATTGCGAGGTGGGCAATATGttggaaatgtttaaaatgtcttaataacTCCTTATTTGAAGTGTATCAGTAagtcaaataaattagaaataagaaaataagtaataagTTCTGTTCAAAGAATATTCAAGAATatacaaatattaatacaagcagttttacatattaaaacttttctttgaaTAACAATTCCCTTTTCATGTAAAGTATATCTCGagaataaaaagaatcaaatcaaaattattttcttaacttGGATCTTGTAAATTAATCCTCCTTTTGAAATCCTCACTAAGTTTGTAAACAACTTGGGgctataaaaaataagaacaaatatatatttgaacaccacaaaagaaaatatttacctCGGGTTGAGTTATCCTTATTAATTGCTATGATGCATCTCATGTTACAAAGAAAACTATGGCACTcaatacattacattacattgcAATCCTTACCACTTAATTGTAATAATGTActtcaattcaaatttactgGTTTAAtacataaagtttttaaaattttttttacctttaataaaTTCTGAGGCACTAACTAATACATCCCCTGAGACTTCCATGGTAGAcccaaaaaacaaaactttcaaGGTACCGGATACAATGTTTTGGGATGTTCTGTACTTGTTTTTGAAacgatttgaaatgttttaatgaaaatgcgCAACAATTGTTGCAACTAACGCAAACATAACTTTATTGGTATGAAGCCCACATCGCGTGTTGGTCCTCTTTGGTCTTGTCGTAGGCGTCTGGCGTGACACATTTTCATCTTACTGAACTCTTTTTTTTACCCACTCAAATAGacttgacaattttttttaatctaaactCCTTTCTATTTTTTCTCTCCTTTTCCTTCAGGAATCAAGTTCACCAACAAAAGTATCAACAAAAACGTACAATTTAATATACCAGATCTGTTCACTTAGTCCACgcacaacaacaaaaatatataactaaACTTGAATGAGAGAAAAAAGGGGGAGAAACCTgatgatgattttttgatgGTGTTTCGGTTCCgcttttttttagaaatgtaaCCGGAATGATAACGATTAATGATTGCAGGTTATTCACTATTTTTGGTTGATATTCACGGTTAAATACGTCTTGGTTTGTGATGTACACACTACATTACAGCCTGATGTCGCGACATTCGCGTCTATAAAACTCTACAAACATAAAAACTCCGTAGAAACATCAAATTGTCAACCTAAACCGCAGAATAACTGTTATCCCGTGTCTAAACTAGCCCTAGTTTGATCTTTTTATCATAGATGGCACCGATTAAACATAATCGCAAGATTATTACTGTTCCCCATCAATAGATGGCAGTAATTCATTCCGATGATTCATacatttatgttttatttgcATAGATGGCGtaatgaaaagaaatattttcgaaattaGTATTAACTCATGGTCTTCTGGATAATTTTAATGACTCATTTTCCCTAAGGTAAATATCAcgcaatatttaataaattattaaaaatcaaaaaaaaactaattcgtTCATtgccatttt is from Onthophagus taurus isolate NC chromosome 8, IU_Otau_3.0, whole genome shotgun sequence and encodes:
- the LOC111414519 gene encoding dual specificity protein phosphatase CDC14C-like isoform X2, with the translated sequence MEVSGDVLVSASEFIKDRLYFVTLKTTDQPKSTQFTHFFSIEGQLTYDSFFDDFGPLNISMLYHYCTKLNLKLSCAALEKKKIVHTTTDDYRKRANAAYLIGSYAIIYLNWDAQKAYDTLVGDNRYPFIHFRDASNGPDGYTISLLDCLKGLEKAFHFGFFDFTSFNYLQYEHYECVENGDLNWIVPEKFLGFCGPHNKSRNVNGYPLHSPEFYFKYFQRHNVTTIIRLNKRIYDSNKFLLAGFQHYDLYFVDGSTPTVKILNEFMNICEKTDGAIAVHCKAGLGRTGTLIGCYLMKHYQFSSHEAIAWIRICRPGSVIGHQQEWLDRKQEQMWKEGEAYRRKRGITSMPKHRFGIYSKHAPVGPLEGSGKQGKLNDKVTRILKKVDTMQLNDNSEKEDEEDGITQGDRLNQIKAKRQCHVVTNPSTFRSQMLVNTVETTSAITRVSKVLCTTTKAPTPSISRVLVKRNEVTETTSTVARRLSQRKVAAALTKTTSGASLLRNGKPKVVAKKNENNGWTMEEMDTTCSTGGEKKTVVDVKVTKRVKRTLNMEKDKATSPRSVKVQRRSHASNPSESNVKSGKKIHLPLMKVSK
- the LOC111414519 gene encoding dual specificity protein phosphatase CDC14A-like isoform X3, whose translation is MEVSGDVLVSASEFIKDRLYFVTLKTTDQPKSTQFTHFFSIEGQLTYDSFFDDFGPLNISMLYHYCTKLNLKLSCAALEKKKIVHTTTDDYRKRANAAYLIGSYAIIYLNWDAQKAYDTLVGDNRYPFIHFRDASNGPDGYTISLLDCLKGLEKAFHFGFFDFTSFNYLQYEHYECVENGDLNWIVPEKFLGFCGPHNKSRNVNGYPLHSPEFYFKYFQRHNVTTIIRLNKRIYDSNKFLLAGFQHYDLYFVDGSTPTVKILNEFMNICEKTDGAIAVHCKAGLGRTGTLIGCYLMKHYQFSSHEAIAWIRICRPGSVIGHQQEWLDRKQEQMWKEGEAYRRKRGITSMPKHRFGIYSKHAPVGPLEGSGKQGKLNDKVTRILKKVDTMQLNDNSEKEDEEDGITQGDRLNQIKAKRQCHVVTNPSECRTFRSQMLVNTVETTSAITRVSKVLCTTTKAPTPSISRVLVKRTDAKKSSGGEIKKTN
- the LOC111414519 gene encoding dual specificity protein phosphatase CDC14C-like isoform X1, producing MEVSGDVLVSASEFIKDRLYFVTLKTTDQPKSTQFTHFFSIEGQLTYDSFFDDFGPLNISMLYHYCTKLNLKLSCAALEKKKIVHTTTDDYRKRANAAYLIGSYAIIYLNWDAQKAYDTLVGDNRYPFIHFRDASNGPDGYTISLLDCLKGLEKAFHFGFFDFTSFNYLQYEHYECVENGDLNWIVPEKFLGFCGPHNKSRNVNGYPLHSPEFYFKYFQRHNVTTIIRLNKRIYDSNKFLLAGFQHYDLYFVDGSTPTVKILNEFMNICEKTDGAIAVHCKAGLGRTGTLIGCYLMKHYQFSSHEAIAWIRICRPGSVIGHQQEWLDRKQEQMWKEGEAYRRKRGITSMPKHRFGIYSKHAPVGPLEGSGKQGKLNDKVTRILKKVDTMQLNDNSEKEDEEDGITQGDRLNQIKAKRQCHVVTNPSECRTFRSQMLVNTVETTSAITRVSKVLCTTTKAPTPSISRVLVKRNEVTETTSTVARRLSQRKVAAALTKTTSGASLLRNGKPKVVAKKNENNGWTMEEMDTTCSTGGEKKTVVDVKVTKRVKRTLNMEKDKATSPRSVKVQRRSHASNPSESNVKSGKKIHLPLMKVSK